The Corythoichthys intestinalis isolate RoL2023-P3 chromosome 1, ASM3026506v1, whole genome shotgun sequence genomic interval GTTATGCTTTCCTTcagattattttcattattattctatgatttttcttttttcataaaagcagtaaatattcactttttattttttaattgaaaaaaaaaaaacgtatatatttCACATTTGTAAAACTAAATATTCTCTAATATCTGCGGTCCTCAATCTTTCATCAAGGACCAcagacattttatttaaattttactttAGTGAGAAACATGAAGTCCATGCACGATTTACTATTTACTTACTCGGGTCACACACGACGAGCCAGATCCGGCCCCCGGAACTTGAATTTGATACCTATGCTTTAGATGAAATTTAACAGATTCTGTTAAAtgtgtacaaaatattacagttatccaataatgactttttaaccgatatatattgtccaactccaaaaacctGATGCTGATATCAAACCAATACCGATATATCCggttgtggacttaacatattatggctgattgtattgtgatgccccgctGGATGCTTTACtaataataaatgtaacaacttcatggttttccaaataaacaattTGTAATCAAAATACTGTAGTGCAAACATCTGTTTTTTGGATCAAGGgcaagtgcaagtgcaaagtgccaaaaaggcacttattctgtcctcaatgtgtgtgtgagtacacaatatatgatatttttttgtaaaactgaaaataacaaaacattGTGTCAATCAAGTCACACACGTGGTGTATATAGCAACTGGTAGTACAGCTTTCAAGCAATGAAATATTATCACCACATTTTATCACAAACGCAAAAAAACGAAATATACACATCCCCAGTATACTACACAACACTCATTATTATAAAACAAAGGAAGAATATAACTTACAAGTGTTGTGTTAAGGCACAGACAACGTGGAAAGATGGCAAGAACAAGAACTGCTATGGTACACTGTGTAACAGTCACTTCTGTAAATTGTGTTCCTCCCAACATCATCACGCGGTGGCGCTGCTTCATTTATTATTGAATGGTTTCTTCTTCTGTTGCTGCTTTACTTTTATGTGGGAGTTCATCTGCGAACGCGTGTGTGCGCACAGCTGAGCTCCCAAGTGACGAGTGATCAAGGTggctttaattatttttgttattaaatgtgcataagtggtagCTCGTCCCTTTGTTGTTACTTTTATGCACGCATCCTACCTACCACACGTAGGTAGGTGGCTGCATACGTAAGCCAGTCTCTTTAGCCCTCTCTATTTGCAATGAGCTTGCAACGCCTTATGATTACGTCAGCGGAAAGTGCTGGAACTTATCAAAACTAATTGCACCTAAAAGTCAGCAgaaggtgacaaaacaccagaaacacaggcaggcaataagtggacatgacagaAAAGccgcatgcatattggcccaaaaccgaaaaTGAAAAACCGacgtcgatattatccgatttaatattaaaatgcttttatcggctgatattaatatcagacaactctaaatAATATCATATTAAATCAATGGGAGGCCCTTAAATGAAAGTGAATCGCGGCAGAATATCGATATCATATCGTGTTATCATGAGACTGGTGATTGATACCCCTAGTGTCTAGACCGCTTGGCCTATAATGAGTTACTTCAAATTATCTCTGTTCTCAGTGTGCCTCCGTGGCATCAAAGTCCACAGGAAGTGCTACCTCACAGTGGAGGAACCTAAACACTACCACGAGGCCAACGAACACTGTATTGCGCAAGGAGGTACTCTGGCAACACCGCGAGATGTGATGGAGAACAACGAGCTTCGAGACTATGCCAAGAGGAGTTCCCCGGGCACCAAAGACTTCTGGATCGGCGTGGCGGACATCGTAAAAGAAGGCCAGTACGTCGACGTCAACAGTCAGCTGGTCAGttacttcaactgggaccgctcCAAGAAACAGCCCACTGGAAACAAGCGGGAGAGCTGTGTGTCTCTTTCCGTGGCCGCGCTGGGCAAATGGTACGATGAGGTGTGtcgcagtttgaaaaaatacatttgtgaaTATATTATTCCATAAAGGTTGTGCATGCAAAAACTCTCTCCTATGCAGGTCAATGGATGAAACTGaataatgcaaataaataaGTCAAAATGCTCTGAAATATCAACTGAAACTGACTTGACGATGATGGATGACAACCATTGGATGTGGGAGGTCTGGCAGGGATTGCTGTCaacggcagcaaatgagttaaatagtgGCTATCAATCTGAACTCTCTTAATGCCAGCCATTTTTAGAGTTGACATTTCAGAGCATTTTGATTCATATTTTAAGGCAGACACGCATTAGTATATATTCTGCCTAAGTAAACCTAGAGACTACCAAATGGAAGATTAGACTTCTTTTATTAAGTTCTTTTATCTTAAAGAATACATTCATTTGTACCTTATTCTATTTTTTAATCATCGGCAATAGAACTGAGGCTGGTTTCATGCAAATAATCTGTTTTGGAAATGAAAAAACAGCTTTttgcaaaacaaaaagaaaggtgAGATGATCCGCGGAGCTATAATATAATGTTTAAAGtgcctacgacaggataaaaaaaagtcttaaataacattattatgtgaattagaatcatattttgagacgattttacTATATACAACACGTTGGCAAAACgcaaatgacgagaaattagtcttttaatttgccgtttagccacgcctaccattatagggctctagcgtccctaacaggaggatgacgttggcaggatcatggtttcatctgatttagaattgagCCCATTAAGGGgggattattcagaacgaggaaaatgtgactaagagggccgcaaaatgtcattgtttctgtctctaaactccaatatttttacaggctattgtttttatcgaagtatttttccccaattgctaaataaatggtacggtcatgacaaataacagtcttgtgctaaatggaatatgaaatattaaaaatgcatttattcagtacaacatggcaaaattactccataatgatcaaaactgtccacctcttgcacctcccgaactatattttatgccaccggagttagtccggcttttatcATTTCCCTGCCTCTGCTTTGGAGAacataaacaaaccaggaggcgtgacagctagcttgccgacatgctaacccggcggcgagcaagttacagctcgtcggactcgttcccctgctgcgggcaggagagctcgtttgctggTGATGCAGCTGAAGAATGACTGCCGACATCGGAggcgcgcgtagctgccacatggtcaacacgaatatggcgtaaaataatgctttactacacggcgaagacgtaaactgtgacagagcggcgtgcagttgttgtgcagctaacatggcaggatgtgtcttagagaacttttctacatgtccgtccatgatcaaacgtaagtaaatacactttattcctttatttaaagaaagtttgtagtgtttactttgtaatcgctgtattggcggacatttttaaaacaaagttgcaatttcttatggcatggaaaatttgacagaacaccgggcacaagaagagggcaataagccaagtatagcgctctcccggtgGGCACGCGAAGGACCGAGGGAAGTGTGCGcctgagtggcattctcggtggacaatcagccacaaaatgcaagccacctccgtattaaaatttgtgccatgatcccagtatttgacataatacaaaataagatgtttactcacttcctcttaagtccaatggtcccacagtagtaggcttgttttggccaatagccgcggtgaatgggaaccttttgaaacccaaaaaggcccacacgcctctcccttgtgcagcaacaatttttgcCCGCACATTTGGCtgacgtgatgcgaaaaataaacaaattaatccgcaaaatcagctgaatccgcagtccacctgcatgctataaagcagtgGCCTCCAATACATATAgtctccacatagggccgcagtggttgcaggatttcattccaacaaaacaagacgacaccaTTGCACCAatatggtgtcttacaagtgtaatcagttgattgcagtcaggtgcagcttgttttagcagaaacttcattggttaaactgtcggtgcttaatcagttggaacaaaaaccaggacgcacagcagcccttgaggaccggtttggagacccctgctataaagcaatgctgtattgtgagatgctgacccgggtgacgtcacattcgcattccgcctcaaaacaggaagttattcattttcatggcgtgggattcaaaaaattgaagaaataaaatgatcgcttccacacacatccaagcggtccatttcattcaggagcataagatactgcatgaaatatgaaataaacatgctttttggtgtcatttgCACTTTAACTGTTAAAATATCCCAGCCAGACGCTTGGAGGGGCCGGCATAAAAATTTCCACTGGCACCCCCCACACTCACATGCACCCGACCCCCCATTCACATTTGTTCTGCCAATCTTGACATCACATACAGGCGCAGTCTTTTTTGATGTTTTTTGATCCACCTTATGCTACTTTTCCAGCgtacatccttttgacaggctgtgggccgtgGGCTGTGGCAAATGccacatgtttttttaattgtctgcaccctgagagataaatagtctgaaatttcaacaaatcttagctgcctcttacattcctaaccataaaaagggacaaattctgcagcagaatggtgctccatcgcatacttcaatctctacctcaaagtacctcaaggcaaagaagatcaagatcctccaggactggccagcccagtcaccagacatgaacaacattgagcatgtctggggtaggatgaaagaggaagcatggaagacgaaacccaagaatgttgatgaactctgggaggcatgcaagactgctttctttgatgttcctgatgacctcatcaataaattgtatgactccttgccgaagcccatgaaagtcatacaaaacattaaatttggatctcacagcaccactacttaattcgcatatgttatgtaacatatttttgtatttgaagtacattttttgttcaattttcacactactttctgtaggcgacaaaacttttgtcttgccaaaatttgacctttatgtcttcattacatGATAAATCTTTTATCAGTGaaccaaatatatttttgtacattcaacatcatttggaagggtcttagctttcatatgagccatttctgaaaccaactgaataattaaaagtcagggaattagcaattgtttctacaaaatggataagcgacaagacttttgtcagggactgaagTAAATAACAGTTTTTCTCAGTCACTTGGGTACATCAGttcagaattgaaattctcaaaaccaCTCGTTCTATCTTCATAAGGTTCCGTGTATACTAAAATGCGTTGATTGGAAGACATTTATGAAAGATTGAAAAATGTGACACCCAAACCCGCTCTCCTTCTTTACCTTTGTTGCTCTTTTAGACAATTTTTATAATGTAACTCGAGTACGTTGTCTCAATAAATGCTGGAAATTTTGGAGAAAAAGACAAATTCTGGGATGAAACTCCAGTGAGAGTACATTAGCGCTATCTAGCGGCAACATAAGATAATTACAGTTGAGTGAATGCTTTGACAAACGTCTCTAAATTCATTATTtccttaaaataataataataataataataataaaacacacaaacagtTGTGCTTGAAGGGAAACTGATTGAAACGAACGTTGAGCGGTGAGGTCCAATTTAAATGTCCACACATACATACGTCATCGTCGTCGTCAGAGGTAGCTGAATGAAATCTCGCGCAGGAACACACCGGCCATTTTTCTCCATAGCACGGCTGCAGCTTCCAGGGAGTGAAATCGCGCTTCATAGCACTTTGATAAGCCCACAAGTTTGGACAAGTGTCAGTCGGTTCGACAGGCTTACGAAAAGTCCCAACAACAGGACGCGAATCATGCTGTCGCGGACGCGTGCAAAGTTACTTCGCTGACATCCTCGTCTGCGTTCGGCTCGCCTTAAAGTGTCGCACAAATGGAAATGGTGCCTAGCGAGGGGAACCAGTTCGTTTCCAAAGAGGTGAGTCGAGCCCACCCCAATCCTGGCTGCATGACCTGTCACCCTTTTTGATGCGTGTAATGGGAAAATACATGTAGGGGGTGTCAACGTTTTAAGTGTCAAGCGAGCTCGGTTGTTGTTTAGAGGCCAGCTTAGCTTAGCTGTTAGCTTCTAAACACGACTTAGACGGCCTATCGTGACATGGCCAACATTGAACATTAAGTGAGCTCTTGTGACAGAAGTGGACTTTTGCTGTCAATTCGTCGGATACTAACTGCGAATTCCACGCATGATCATCACGACGTTGGAAGTTGACACGatattcttcatttttttttggtccccTTCCAAGTAGCTCCAGCTGACGAGCTAATGTCGACTGACAAGTCCTTACGTTGGCATAACTTTGCTATGCTTTCGATAGGCATGTGAGAGTCACAATTTTGCACTATTATAACTGTGCGGAATCCTTTAATGTCTTCATGTGGCTTGTTTCGAAATTAGTGTAAACTACGTTCTCGTCGTGTATCAGTTGCTCTGTGAAAGACTAATTTAAGCACATATAAAACTCATTAGAATACTCTTTGATCTTCTCTATGCCGTTGCTTGATCAAAATGTTTGTCCCTGCGGACTCAATCGACTGGGTTATGGGTAGCCATAGATTGTTAGAGTTGCCTCAAAAGGTTCTCCAGAGAACTGTTACTTAAAAAATAAGGTGACTCAAGTCAAAGTGAAAAGTACAACAGATGAAGAGcctgtaaatgcaaatttaaaagTTTTTAGAAGACAATAAATACTCTGTGACAACTATTGAATACACTTTTTGttacatttgttttatttccaATCACAACACGtgtggcaaaacaaataaaatagcaGTGAGACCCTACTTACCACGGTGCCTAACTTTCGCATTGTCACCTTAGCGTAGTGGCTATCTACTGTAGCGATAATGCAAAGCTGATTTAGTATATCTTCGCTCTCCTCTAACATTGTAAGTATTTGAGGATGACACTTGTAAAAAGATAACTAAACattatttaatatttcatatctgAAAGCAAACACGATGACCTCTTCTCAATATTCCATCTTTTCCCACCACCAGCGACTGTCCCTTATATCTGCAGTGTTTTACTACCCAACATTTTTGAAACTGAAAGCTAAGTTTTGGTTACAGATTAACTGAGTGGCTACAAATGATGGCGACTGAGGctatgtctacactaggacggataatggccttaaacgtaattatttggactatacggcatgtcagcctcactagtatgcctattatccggattagttgttagacggataATGCAGGCGGGTAATGTTACCTGCTGCCTATGCGCCGCCTAATATGGACTTCTGTCTCCCGACAACATTCGAATATTCAGGAAGGGACGTCATGGTGTCACTGTTTTTAGTACGGCATGACAgcatgtaaacaatggaggcggacgatcacgacgtggcattcctgctcttttctttcccacacatttttcttgaaccttcaaactacgtgtCAATAATATGGTTCAATTCAGTCCCCATTTGGGGTCCCAGTTGAGGTGGAGATGAgtgttttttacagagctcgttTCCCGAGTTCTCACATCAGCCAGCTGCGggactggcccctcccaactcaatgccgaccgaacataagtactgtatataaaaatgtgacctgcgtggtacccccagtcaaagaggcgcgcggtcagttttttttccaagacatttctgcctgtcaaaactgttgccacttccaggatagccacttttatgcacaagcagcctggttgcggcttccaggaaatatacccaGCGCCACAATATattcttctatttgttattttccaagtggtgagagcgcaactgagtattgattgtaacatcccaagtaatgatgtcaggctttcattgttttataaagatttatttcaatcacacctCTGCtcctgctcgtaaaagccgagcgtgctTTCCCCTCCACTCTTGCTCCTGCATGATGCGTTTGATTGCGATCACGGAAAAAACAGTGATTCCAAAATAATGACAATCTAGAAGGTTTAGTAATTTCGATATTTTCCGCGGGCGAggaatgagtttccggttcagaggtaaactgCGTGGGCGatgactagaggtgtgcaaaatttccgattcttagattattcgcgattcggccgtggaagattcgagaacgattcacaaacatccaaattccgattattgaaatatgccaagtaaagcggaagtacaacacactcagcgcgccgcgcgt includes:
- the clec3a gene encoding tetranectin-like protein; the encoded protein is MARLGLHVFLVLCFSLLHSGSGRPSRIRKSPRATEDDDVKGQLEKLWREVNLLKEMQALQTVCLRGIKVHRKCYLTVEEPKHYHEANEHCIAQGGTLATPRDVMENNELRDYAKRSSPGTKDFWIGVADIVKEGQYVDVNSQLVSYFNWDRSKKQPTGNKRESCVSLSVAALGKWYDEVCRSLKKYICEYIIP